The DNA window TGGTTAGCAGGACTTATATTAGGTAAAGACATTCCGGGTGGTATTATTGGTAATATTATCGCAGGTATTGTTGGGGCTTGGATTGGAGGATTAATCTTCCCATCTATGGGACCTGTCATTTGGGATATGCCAATTATTCCAGCATTAATCGGTTCGATCATTTTGGTAGCAATTTTAAGCTTAATCTTAAAGTCAATGCGTAAATAAAGTTATCTTAAATACAACTAAATAAATCAAAAAGGGGCTGTCTCTAAAGTCATACATTGACTGTGAGATGGACCCTTTTCCAATGTATTGATTTCCGTTCCAGACGGACGCTTTCCGCGGGCATGGCTTCAGTCTCCTCAGGCCAACACGATGTTGGTCACGAAGGCGTTGAGGCCCACAGGATGTGGGTCATGCAATCGTTGCCGCAAAAGTTCTTTTGCGACGAGCTATGCGCAGGAGCACAGAACTTTTGCGACGAGCTTTGCGCAGGAGCATATAACTTTTGCGACGAGCTTCCCGCAGGAGCAGGACGCGGCGAACTTAGATTGCCTTCCATTTGAGGTGGCGTTCTTAGCCTTCGTTCCTTTGTTCGCTCCTGCGGGGCCTTCAGCTTATGCACCTGCCGCTTCGCTTTCGGTGCAGAAAACATCTGCTATTCCAGCTGGAGTCGCCGTCTTTCACTACTATCAATTCCCTACAAAAAACAGGTGTAGAAAAAGACTCGTTTTTCTACACCTGCTTCAATTTATGGGCTTATTGGACAGCCCCTTTTATTCTGTTTTCTTCGCTGTTACTGCTTGAATTGCTTCTAGTTGGTTTTCGTATAAATGATAAAAATGAAGCACGTCTTTAACATATTTATCGCTGTGATTATAATTGAATATAGCTTTTTCTATCTCTCCATCTGCTGCGCCACTAGCGGCCAAATAGTTAGCTGCACTATAAATAGCATCCTCTAAGTCATAAGGATCGGCTTTCCCATCGCCATTTGCATCAACTCCATACCCTCCGTACTGAGCGATGATGTCAGGGTTCACTTTATCTTTTTCTGGTATGTCTCCTACACCAAGCCCACTACAGCTAGGATGCGACCAACCGACGAACGTACAGGGCATGAATTGCATATGCCCTTCTGCTCCAACAGGAGAAAGAAGCGGATCCATTGTTGAAAATCTTGTTTCAATACGGTGGTGAGCTGCAAGCAATGTCCATGGAACTCCGTATTGCTCTTCTGCATTCTTGTAAATGGCAATGTATTCTTTTGGTACATCAAGTTTATACTTGCTTTCCTGGATAGCTTCTGCCCATTCCTGGACAGCCGGTATTTTTTGAAGCTCATGCCAGCCTATAATCGCTAATATATACACGGTAATAGTAAAGGGAAGAAGCAATATAATTATCCAAAGCTTTGTTTTGTACGACTTATTATTTGTTGATTTCATACTACATTGTTCACCTATTCCATTTATTACTTTTTGTATTCGATTAACAGATTTTCAACTGACAATGGTTTACTAAAAAAATAACCTTGTAAGTAATGACAATCTAATTCTTTTAAACAATTTACTTGAAGAACATTTTCGACACCTTCTGCTAATATTTTTAGTTTTAAGTTATGTCCAAGTGAAATAATGGATTGCACAATTGCTTTTGTCCGAACATTATGAATAGATTGTGTGAAGCTTTGATCAATTTTAATCATATTTACTGGAAGGAGTTCTAAATACTTGAACGATGAATAACCCGTTCCAAAATCATCAATGGCAATTTGAAATCCTAAGTCCTTCAATTCTTGCAAGGATTCAATAACAAAGTCTGTGTATTCCATGATAATCGACTCAGTGATCTCCAATACAATTTTACTTGGATGGATATTCGTTTCTTCTAGTATTTCCTTTGTCCGTGCAATATAATCCATTTGGTAAAATTGTCTAGCAGATACATTGACACTAAATAGTAATTCCTTATTAATTACTTCTTCAATTATGGGGATTTGCTTGCATGTTTCGCGCAATACAAAGTCACCAATTTTAATAATAAGTCCACTTTTTTCAGCAATAGGAATAAACTCTCCAGGTGAAATAAATTGATCGTCATGCTTCCAACGAATGAGCGATTCCAATCCAATGATTTCCTGTGTATTTGTTAATATTTGCGGTTGAAAATTTAGTAGCAATTCGTTATTTTCCAATGCATCCTTTAAGCCTTCCTCTAAATACAGCTCCCTATTTGCTAGGTCAGACAAATGTTTTCGATAAGGTACATGGGTTGATCCCACTGATTTCTTGGCTTCCTCTGCCGCTATTTCCGCAAATCTTAATAGTTCAGAGGCTACTGTCGAATCATGGGGATATTGAACGGATCCTATACTAATGGAATTAATAATCTCTTTTCCGTAAATTTGTAAAGGTACTGCAGAATCCGAAAAAACATCATCGATAAATATTGCTATTTCATCATCTGTTCTATTTTTCAATAAGATAATAAATTCATCAGCAACCCACCGTGCAACTACATCTTGAGGCTTAATATACTGATTAGTGCGCAGTCGATTGGACACTTGAATTAAGACGGAGTCTCCGCTCTCATGCCCGTATAAGTCATTGATCATTTTAAAGCGGTCAAAATCTATAAAAAGTAAGTGAAATTTTTCTTTATTGGAAATAAAATCGGATAGGGTAGTCTGTAAAGAACTTCTATTTTGTAGGCCAGTTAAATCATCTTCATATTCTTTCAATAACAAGTCATTTTGGGCGCTCCATAATTGTTTCATTAAATACAGAAGTAAAAGTGCACTTAAAGCAATAAAAATATAGCTCTTTATATCCGCAGTTGTGTTTCCATCTGGGAAATATTGAAATAATGTGTCTGAAAATAGAAACCATAATAGACTAGTAACGGCGTAAATAATAACGATACGAAACGATATATTTCGATAAGTTTTCTTTAAAGACACACGTACACCACCCATCTATATCTCTAAGAAAACAATAGCATAATTTGTCTATAAACAGTAGAGTAAAATTTAAATATTCGCTATACAATCGCTTTACTTTTTTGTAGTATGACTTTATGGAGGTGAGCGCATTTGTGGAAAGACTTTAAAGAGTTTGCGTTTAAAGGGAATGTACTAGACTTAGCGGTAGCTGTTGTCATTGGAGCAGCATTTGGCAAAATTGTGACATCATTAGTGGAAAACATCATTATGCCTATTGTCGGCATTCTCCTTAATGGAGTAGATTTTACTACTTTAGCTTA is part of the Psychrobacillus sp. FSL H8-0483 genome and encodes:
- a CDS encoding GlsB/YeaQ/YmgE family stress response membrane protein — translated: MGFIMYLIIGGIIGWLAGLILGKDIPGGIIGNIIAGIVGAWIGGLIFPSMGPVIWDMPIIPALIGSIILVAILSLILKSMRK
- a CDS encoding lytic murein transglycosylase; protein product: MKSTNNKSYKTKLWIIILLLPFTITVYILAIIGWHELQKIPAVQEWAEAIQESKYKLDVPKEYIAIYKNAEEQYGVPWTLLAAHHRIETRFSTMDPLLSPVGAEGHMQFMPCTFVGWSHPSCSGLGVGDIPEKDKVNPDIIAQYGGYGVDANGDGKADPYDLEDAIYSAANYLAASGAADGEIEKAIFNYNHSDKYVKDVLHFYHLYENQLEAIQAVTAKKTE
- a CDS encoding bifunctional diguanylate cyclase/phosphodiesterase, yielding MSLKKTYRNISFRIVIIYAVTSLLWFLFSDTLFQYFPDGNTTADIKSYIFIALSALLLLYLMKQLWSAQNDLLLKEYEDDLTGLQNRSSLQTTLSDFISNKEKFHLLFIDFDRFKMINDLYGHESGDSVLIQVSNRLRTNQYIKPQDVVARWVADEFIILLKNRTDDEIAIFIDDVFSDSAVPLQIYGKEIINSISIGSVQYPHDSTVASELLRFAEIAAEEAKKSVGSTHVPYRKHLSDLANRELYLEEGLKDALENNELLLNFQPQILTNTQEIIGLESLIRWKHDDQFISPGEFIPIAEKSGLIIKIGDFVLRETCKQIPIIEEVINKELLFSVNVSARQFYQMDYIARTKEILEETNIHPSKIVLEITESIIMEYTDFVIESLQELKDLGFQIAIDDFGTGYSSFKYLELLPVNMIKIDQSFTQSIHNVRTKAIVQSIISLGHNLKLKILAEGVENVLQVNCLKELDCHYLQGYFFSKPLSVENLLIEYKK